From the Oncorhynchus nerka isolate Pitt River linkage group LG20, Oner_Uvic_2.0, whole genome shotgun sequence genome, one window contains:
- the pcmtd1 gene encoding protein-L-isoaspartate O-methyltransferase domain-containing protein 1, with protein MGGAVSAGEDNDDLIDNLKEAQYIRSGYVEQAFRAIDRGDYYLVGYRDNAYKDLAWKHGNIHLSAPCIYSEVMEALKLQQGLSFLNLGSGTGYLSTMVGLIIGPFGVNHGVELHRDVVDYAKEKVDNFIKNNDSFDKFEFCEPIFIVGNCLEISSDSRQYDRIYCGAGVQKDHENYMKILLKVGGILVMPIEDQLTQITRTGQCSWESKNILAVSFAPLVQQNRAEGSKPDAVELPPVTVRSLQDLSRIYIRRTLRDLTNEESPDKGLVQRAPQKRKRRRCRRRRINTYVFVGNQLIPQAVESEEDERIEEEQHKEVQEEKEEERDIGSIEILKAVNVLRDKIMTLPLPESLKAYLLHHRDK; from the exons ATGGGGGGTGCGGTGAGCGCCGGGGAGGACAACGATGATCTGATTGACAACCTGAAGGAGGCACAGTACATCCGTTCGGGATACGTGGAGCAGGCCTTCAGAGCCATCGACCGCGGGGACTACTACCTGGTTGGCTACAG GGACAATGCCTACAAGGACCTGGCTTGGAAGCATGGCAACATTCACCTGTCTGCCCCCTGTATCTACTCTGAGGTGATGGAGGCGCTGAAGCTGCAGCAGGGACTGTCCTTCCTCAACCTGGGCAGTGGGACTGGGTACCTCAGCACCATGGTGGGACTCATCATAG GTCCATTTGGAGTGAACCATGGAGTTGAGCTCCACAGGGATGTGGTGGATTACGCCAAGGAGAAAGTGGATAACTTCATCAAGAATAATGACAGCTTTGATAA GTTTGAGTTCTGTGAACCCATCTTCATAGTGGGCAACTGTCTGGAGATCTCGTCAGACAGTCGCCAATACGACCGTATCTACTGTGGTGCGGGGGTGCAGAAGGATCATGAAAATTACATGAAGATCCTGCTCAAAGTGGGGGGTATTCTAGTGATGCCTATAGAAGATCAG CTGACCCAGATCACCAGGACTGGTCAGTGTTCCTGGGAGAGTAAGAATATCCTGGCTGTGTCGTTCGCTCCTCTGGTCCAGCAGAACAGAGCTGAGGGAAGCAAGCCTGATGCAGTAGAACTGC CCCCGGTGACGGTCAGGAGTCTTCAGGACCTGTCTCGCATCTACATCCGCCGCACCCTCCGAGATCTGACCAATGAGGAGAGCCCTGACAAAGGCCTGGTGCAGAGGGCGCCCCAGAAACGCAAGCGCAGGCGTTGCCGGCGGCGACGTATTAACACTTACGTCTTTGTGGGCAACCAGCTGATCCCCCAAGCCGTGGAGAGCGAGGAGGACGAACGGATCGAGGAGGAGCAGCACAAGGAGGtgcaggaggagaaggaggaggagagagacattggCAGCATTGAGATACTGAAGGCAGTAAATGTACTGCGAGATAAAATCATGACTTTACCTCTGCCTGAATCGCTGAAGGCCTATCTGTTACACCACCGAGACAAATGA